DNA sequence from the Trypanosoma brucei gambiense DAL972 chromosome 9, complete sequence genome:
GGCTGCTAACTGTCCGCGAAGTTTCAGTCCCGGTGCCATCACCCCCGCCTCCACTAATTACCTGTGCTACGCCGACAGCTGCCCCAGAGGAAGATAACTGCATTTGCTGTGTctgttcttcctcttctcgcCCAAGTTGCTGAGGGCGCTCCTGGTGGCGCTGCATCGTGCAGTCGACTGGAACACCAACACTTTGGGTGATTTGTTGGTGCCGACGCGGTGTGGCGCTCGGCAAACGCTCATTTCGCTCCTCTGCAACTCCAGAAAGCGAGTGCGAAGGGCATAGTGTCCAGTCACCTTTCGTTTCACCAACTTCCCCATCAACCAATCTAGATTCCCACCAGGTTGGCTGTGCCGCGTCCTTGTACTGCTGCTCCACATCTTGTAGCGTGAACCGACAGTTTGGGCACGTCCTCGTACGCTCCAACCAGTGCTGCATGCACGTCACATCAAAGACGTGACCACAGGGCAGGCAGTACACTTCAGACTGCAGCGGAAATGATTCCTGGCAGATGGAGCAAACAGTCTGACCAGATGTTTCCAGACGGTCTAACGTATCGCGGTCAAGCGTAACACGTCTCAGTTTCTCAACAGCCTCCTGGTCCAGCGGAGCGGCCACACGACGCTGCTGTTCACTGATTAGCAACTGCAAAGCGAGTGCTTGGAGAAGCAATGGACCCAACTCTGTTATGAGCGGATCTTGAGACGCGGGTGGCATCTGCTCCGTCGCGACGGCCGAAAGCGGGGTGCTTCCAGCCTCCGCTTCAACTTGGCCAAAAACCAGTGTCACTTGCTCCCTGTTTTCCGCTCCCTCTTGTTGAACCTGAAGGACGATTGGCTGCACCCCCTGGTCACGACGCAACATATGAGCCCGCACCAACTGCAGCATCATGTCGTACTCCTCCCGAAGTTCCAATCCTCGCCCATTTCCAATCATCGTATCTTAAGACGAAGCCAAATGACGCAACCAGAAAACCCAAGCAAACGaggacagaaaaaaaaacaagaaaaaaaggaggggatcAACTACTACTATTTAAATCTACCTACCTATTAGAAGTTATATAACGCTCTGTTATTCCTATCTTCCGCTTCTTACGCTTGAAGAGGAACGGGACCACCAACACGGGGACACTCCCTCGAGCTCTACGCACTCCTTtacgcccccccccctccccaatgGGAGTTGAATACTTGCTGGGGATTTACCAGCGAAGCTTGCGCTGGCAGCTTTGTTCTCCCCGAGAACCTACAGTTTCCTACTTTTTATTTGAGTGTTGTTAGCCCCTCGGTATCTGTGCTGATAGTTCTACAAACCTACGAGgctaaggaaagaaaaaagtaaaaaataaaaataaaataagcgTATATGGGTCTCATGAGGTAAAGTGGAGCGAGATGAGCTGCGGACCGCGGTGGCGATCAATTTGCTGCGCACCAAAGTCTAACAGCAGTGCAAGGGGAGCAAAGTAAGCACACGTAAGCTATGTACGAGCACCAGTGTACGCGTATATCGTTATTGGGAATGGGAATGGGAATGGGAAGGACCATGGGATAACAAACCCATCACAAGCATTCATAGACACACATACTGACGCGAACACGAACACATaccacatacacatacacatacacaaacacacgtcAGACCTTTTGTTTCGAAGCATTATTTCCCCTCAACACGTCCGTCCTCGCAGTACGcggagcaaacaaaaaaaaacttactgTCTTAAGTCGAACCAACGCCCTCGCCTCTGTAAGCGTGTGAGAGTTGCAAAGGAACCCCGATTCCTTCTCCCCcctgctttcattttttttttccccccgtCCCCTTCGTCACCCTATCCTTCAGATGAAGATCAATGGGATCTGGAATAGGCGACCCCACGGCACCCAGCGGAAAACGTAAGAGAGTTTTGCCATATCGGTTAGGtacagagagaaaaagtaacaacGGAAAAACAATTGGTTACTTAgaagtgtgtatatgtgtatgtgtgtatatgtttcCGCATCTATGACAGTGCATAAAGGGGAATGCATGACagaacaccaccacccaccACATAAACGCGTCGCTTCCCTTCCCCATCACTCTGTGAAGAAATAATACCCACACAACAAACTCGCCCACGAGCTGCGACCAGAAGTCTACCCGGGGTCAGCAAGATGTACGCGTGCATGCGTACCAAATGAGAGTTTGTTTTCGCCCACGAGCACGGAATAGTCCCCTTACTACCAAATGTGGAAAAGGATTAACCTCTCCATCAAACCGCTGCAAAGAGgttattcccttttccctcaacTCCATTCTGAAATCGTTACACCGACTGGTGCAGAGACAGAAGGTTGGACAACGGACGCACACTAACaaatgcacacaaacacgctcACCTCACGCGATACAACCAGGTATTCTTAAGACGAAACCTGAGGGAACTTAAAGGGCCTCCTCTCCCTCCCACCACCTGAGTTCCTCAAACCTCTGCGCTCCACAAATTCGCCCATTTCGGTTTGCTTTGCCATACTCGTCATTTATTTACACACACCTGCATACAGACCAAAAACGCACGCGGACATATGCTCCCTAGGCGGCAAACCAAGATTTGTACCGACCCTTCAGCTCCTGCAATTGCGGATCCGTAAGTTCCAGCGGTTTCTCGTCCTTTGCAAAGTCAGCAATCAAATTCTTCTGCTTCTCTGTTAATGATTTCGGAAGCAGAACCGCAAAATGAATAAAGAAATCGCCCGTTTTATTCTGATTTGGCCGATGCACACCCCGACCCCGGAGCACCAGCTTATCGCCTTGCTGAGTACCCACCGGTACCTTTGTTTCCACTTCACCCGTTAGCGTTGGTACCCGCACGGCACCGCCAAGAACTGCAGTCGCAAGAGTAATAGGCGTTATTACGTGAATGTCACATCCCTCACGATGAAATACTGGGTGCTCGTCAACACTTATCTCCACGTACAGGTTTCCTGGTGGACCGTTTCGAACGCCTGCCTCACCCTTGCCGCTGACCTTCAGCCGTTCCTTGTTGTCAACGCCCTTTGGAACAGGTAAGGTTTGGACACTACGATCCTTGACAATTCCCTTCCCGCTGCAGTGAGTACAAGAAGACCTGCCAGTTTCGCCCGTTCCGCCACAGTGCGTACAGTCTTGCTGCATGTGAAAGAAACCTGTGCTCATTACTTTCTTCCCACGCCCACCGCAGTGCACACACTTTGCTTTAGATCCCGAGTCTTGGAAACCACTCCCCGTACAAGAGCCACAGCGACGGAAGGTGTTGAAGGATATCTCCTTGCTGCACCCATTCACAGCTTCGAGGAAAGAGAGTCGGAGTTTGAAGTGAATGTCCGCACCTGGCTCCGGACCCTGCGGCTTACGAGTTTTGTCCTTTCCCGCACCACTCATCTTTTGAAAGATCTCCTCGAAGTCATTAAATGAAAACCCTTG
Encoded proteins:
- a CDS encoding chaperone protein DNAj, putative, whose amino-acid sequence is MRQRSPLFQQYVRRAIPSTFSLVPSRHFTAPGVRPNTVCASGSIICTAVVSAGLGVSRRFSATNAKKDLYSVLGVARNATQEEIKSAYKKKAKQLHPDVNPSPRAAEDFADVKQAFDVLSDPQKRSMYDMTGNSGAADKFGAGPGFNPFAQAGGENPFGAGANPFAGAAGGQGFSFNDFEEIFQKMSGAGKDKTRKPQGPEPGADIHFKLRLSFLEAVNGCSKEISFNTFRRCGSCTGSGFQDSGSKAKCVHCGGRGKKVMSTGFFHMQQDCTHCGGTGETGRSSCTHCSGKGIVKDRSVQTLPVPKGVDNKERLKVSGKGEAGVRNGPPGNLYVEISVDEHPVFHREGCDIHVITPITLATAVLGGAVRVPTLTGEVETKVPVGTQQGDKLVLRGRGVHRPNQNKTGDFFIHFAVLLPKSLTEKQKNLIADFAKDEKPLELTDPQLQELKGRYKSWFAA
- a CDS encoding zinc finger protein, predicted, translating into MIGNGRGLELREEYDMMLQLVRAHMLRRDQGVQPIVLQVQQEGAENREQVTLVFGQVEAEAGSTPLSAVATEQMPPASQDPLITELGPLLLQALALQLLISEQQRRVAAPLDQEAVEKLRRVTLDRDTLDRLETSGQTVCSICQESFPLQSEVYCLPCGHVFDVTCMQHWLERTRTCPNCRFTLQDVEQQYKDAAQPTWWESRLVDGEVGETKGDWTLCPSHSLSGVAEERNERLPSATPRRHQQITQSVGVPVDCTMQRHQERPQQLGREEEEQTQQMQLSSSGAAVGVAQVISGGGGDGTGTETSRTVSSPNRTVDGGRRRCETLSPSTSNVSITHEAVDPSSHSLSPVSADVTNRNSRDCPVEVANESSERSDQLRWGNRYTPMAGTTFLPPPVALNRSVSPPVSSTSTRIAHYVAEEGLPTRVPEIVAVTRPTVRSGSLSLTNDSANPQSRSTFLQPIMPASGNARHAIRALRSRRNEREEGNSLSLTESGILTPPEAVAGGHGRMGGNNRSRRNVHLPHPPHENSSQRRLAESPQSRARDGDTRGEERRQNVVPLQPSVRGNQRKLAQYQSIIRGQSRRC